The Macaca fascicularis isolate 582-1 chromosome 11, T2T-MFA8v1.1 genome includes a region encoding these proteins:
- the LOC141408044 gene encoding syncytin-1-like: protein MKANMKFLWRIIALYNIVTVYAGFGDPRKAKELLRKQYSQPCDCRGGQISEPPSDRITQVTCTGKTAYLMPNQLWKCKSTPRDTSPNGPLLECPCSSFQSSVHSSCYTSYQQCKSGNRTYYTATLLKTQTGGINDVQVLGSTNKLVQSPCNGQKGKPVCWSTTAPIHISDGGGPLDIARIKTVQKKLEEIHKASYPELQYHPLALPELRDNFRLDAQTFDILNAAYNLLQMSNTSLAHDCWLCLKMGPPIPLAIPNLSLPYVNYSNESLVNNSCPITPPPLVQPMTFSNSSCLFSPSYNNTKEIDLGYVVFGNCTSIINATNPLCAINGSVFVCGNNMAYTYLPTNWTGLCVLATLLPDIDIIPGDEPIPIPAIEHFIYRPKRAIQFIPLLAGLGITTAFTTGATGLGVSLTQYTKLSNQLISDVQTLSSTIQDLQDQVDSLAEVVLQNRRGLDLLTAEQGGICLALQEKCCFYANKSGIVRDKIKTLQEELEKRRKGLAANPLWTGLDGLLPYLLPFLGPLLTLLLFLTLGPIILNKLMAFVRQQIEAFQAKPIQVHYHRLEMTENGESYLP, encoded by the coding sequence ATGAAGGCTaacatgaaattcctttggagaataatcgctctatacaacatagtgacagtctatgcaggttttggtgaccctcgtaagGCAAAAGAATTATTACGAAAACAATACAGCCAGCCTTGTGACTGCAGAGGGGGACAAATATCTGAACCTCCATCAGatagaatcacccaggtgacttgcacgggcaagacagcttacctaatgccaaaccagttatggaaatgtaagtctactccaagagatacctcacctaacgggccgctcctagaatgcccttgtagctctttccaatcttctgtacatagttcctgttatacatcctatcaacaatgcaaatcaggcaatagaacatattatacggccacgttactaaaaacacaaactggaggcattaatgacgtacaagtattaggatccactaataaacttgtacaatctccttgtaacggccaaaaaggaaagcctgtttgttggagcactaccgcgcccattcacatttctgatggaggaggcccattagatattgcaagaattaaaaccgtccagaaaaaattagaagaaattcataaagcttcatatcctgaacttcaatatcaccctttagccctgcctgagcttagagataattttaggctcgatgcccaaacctttgatatcctcaatgctgcttacaatttacttcaaatgtccaatacaagcctggcccacgattgttggctttgtcttaaaatgggcccccctattcctctagccatacctaacctttcattgccctatgtcaattactcaaatgaatccttagtaaataattcctgtcctattACCCCCCCCCCCTTAGTTCAACCGATGAcgttttctaattcctcttgcctcttttcaccatcatataacaacactaaagaaattgatttaggctatgttgtgtttggcaactgtacttccataatcaatgccaccaaccctttgtgtgctataaatggctcggttttcgtttgtggaaacaacatggcatatacgtatctacctacaaattggacagggctttgtgttctggccactcttctccccgacattgatatcatccctggagatgaacctatccccatccccgctattgaacattttatttatagaccgaaacgagccatacaatttattcccttgttggctggactaggaatcaccactgcttttactacaggagccacaggcctaggagtctcactaacccaatatactaaattatccaatcaattaatctcagatgtacagaccttatccagtactatacaagatttacaagaccaagtagactcgttagctgaagtagttctccagaatagaagaggtctagatttgttaacggcagaacagggagggatatgtttggctttacaggaaaagtgctgtttttacgccaacaaatccggaatcgtcagagataagataaaaactttgcaagaagaactagaaaagcgcagaaaaggcctggccgccaatccactatggactggactcgatggacttctcccctatctcctgccatttcttggtcctttactcactcttctactcttcctcactctcgggcctataatccttaataagcttatggcatttgtcagacaacaaattgaggccttccaggccaaacctatacaggtccattatcatcgccttgagatgactgaaaatggtgagtcttatttaccttaa